A genomic window from Leishmania mexicana MHOM/GT/2001/U1103 complete genome, chromosome 14 includes:
- a CDS encoding putative fatty acid elongase: MAPAVLQALLNLGGLPSQFVGDIAETFFDDYFDILVYSEVLYVLIVFLGPKAMENREPYRLKYLVAAWNLALSFLSLCGTIGVGIMLMHSLEERGMYETTCYLDKNLYDGELTFWLFAFLLSKIPEMFDTVFLVLTKKPIIFLHWYHHLTVTVFCWYAGYTLIASGVWFASMNYAVHTVMYFYYFLCSLGMRKFIRPIAPFITGAQLLQMVVGTIIVLYTFYYGYISERGCGVDHRTIRMGLCMYGSYFVLFATLFVHLYMKKGATTKCRKRETPAAALHQNGKPVDGIKMGCNGAVMKKQ, translated from the coding sequence ATGGCGcccgcggtgctgcaggcgctgctgaaccTCGGTGGTCTGCCGAGCCAATTCGTCGGCGATATAGCGGAGACCTTCTTTGATGACTACTTCGACATCCTCGTCTACAGCGAAGTGCTGTACGTGCTCATAGTCTTCCTCGGCCCCAAGGCGATGGAGAACCGCGAGCCGTATCGGCTGAAGTACCTCGTTGCCGCGTGGAATCTGGCGCTCTCCTTTCTTTCCTTGTGTGGCACGATCGGCGTTGGCATCATGCTCATGCACTCGCTAGAGGAGCGTGGCATGTACGAGACGACCTGCTACCTCGACAAGAACCTCTACGACGGCGAGCTGACCTTCTGGCTCTTCGCGTTTCTACTTAGCAAGATTCCAGAGATGTTTGACACGGTCTTCCTCGTTCTCACGAAGAAGCCGATCATCTTCTTGCACTGGTACCACCACCTCACGGTGACGGTCTTCTGCTGGTACGCTGGCTACACGCTTATTGCCAGCGGCGTATGGTTCGCCAGCATGAACTACGCCGTGCACACTGTCATGTACTTCTACTACTTCCTCTGCTCTCTGGGCATGCGCAAGTTCATTCGGCCGATCGCGCCGTTCATTACGggggcgcagctgctgcagatggtCGTGGGCACGATCATCGTTCTCTACACCTTCTACTACGGCTACATCAGTgagcgcggctgcggcgttgACCACCGCACGATTCGCATGGGGCTGTGCATGTACGGCAGCTACTTTGTGCTCTTCGCGACGCTCTTTGTGCACCTCTACATGAAGAAGGGGGCGACGACCAAGTGCCGGAAGAGGgagacgccggcagcggcactccATCAAAACGGGAAGCCCGTAGATGGTATAAAGATGGGCTGCAACGGTGCAGTCATGAAGAAGCAGTGA
- a CDS encoding guanine nucleotide-binding protein-like protein — translation MDKQDEARDADNLRGMESVATAHRTSAIGAPPSSLVTASYAVASPAVSLGGPSTSLGTDAAAPPASAHVASPRPLRTSAGSDVLANTGGALLMPSAVGRHSEFLRTYKVLIVGEAGVGKSSLMHRYCYNEYDPVLPPTIGVEFCSREVVIPSGLVGVTETVVLQLWDTAGQERNAGVISNAFYRNAVGAIIVYDVTRHESLLSVPRWAAQVTQLARDDCVCVVIGAKLDFLDGNAAATSATAGSLEALQEEADRISHAMGMRNFMTSALSGKGVLEAFTHLILAVDAVHAASLHNNVTFSGSYQRRCSSHVSGASVREAQMQTAAAGVPASSVNGTDSAEGPRGYPDGEGASSSLSHVVSTRVMSGYTGASPSAGWVQRPPSSHAKKTLDLRGFGSSEASPGAHEASPTCSGGWGC, via the coding sequence ATGGACAAGCAGGATGAAGCCCGCGACGCTGACAACTTGCGTGGCATGGAGAGCGTAGCAACCGCCCACCGGACGTCGGCGATTggtgcgccgccttcctcgcTGGTCACGGCATCCTACGCCGTCGCCTCTCCCGCTGTGTCCTTGGGTGGCCCCTCAACCTCCTTGGGCACGgatgcagctgcaccgcctgcaaGTGCCCACGTCGCCAGCCCGCGTCCTCTTCGCACCTCGGCGGGCAGTGATGTACTCGCAAACACTGGCGGGGCGCTGCTCATGCCGTCCGCGGTCGGCCGCCACAGCGAATTTCTGCGGACGTACAAGGTGCTCATCGTCGGCGAGGCAGGCGTGGGCAAGTCGAGTCTCATGCACCGGTACTGCTACAACGAGTACGACCCGGTGCTGCCCCCCACGATCGGGGTGGAGTTCTGCTCTCGGGAGGTCGTCATTCCATCTGGGCTGGTCGGCGTCACCGAGACAGTTGTACTGCAGCTCTGGGATACTGCCGGCCAGGAGCGCAACGCCGGCGTCATCAGCAACGCCTTCTACCGCAACGCGGTCGGGGCCATCATCGTCTACGATGTGACACGGCACGAGTCACTGCTGAGCGTGCCGCGTTGGGCAGCGCAGGTGACACAGCTGGCGCGCGACgactgcgtgtgcgtcgtcaTTGGTGCTAAGCTGGACTTTCTTGACGGGAACGCAGCCGCAACATCAGCGACTGCGGGCTCgctcgaggcgctgcaggaggaagCGGATCGCATCTCACACGCAATGGGCATGCGAAACTTTATGACGTCGGCGCTATCGGGAAAAGGAGTGCTGGAGGCCTTCACGCACCTCATACTCGCTGTAGATGCTGTACATGCAGCATCTCTGCATAACAACGTCACTTTCTCCGGCAGTTATCAGAGAaggtgcagcagccacgTCAGCGGTGCCTCAGTGCGAGAGGCGCAGATGCAgacggcagcagccggtGTCCCTGCCTCTTCGGTGAATGGCACAGATAGCGCCGAGGGACCCCGCGGCTACCCCGACGGAGAGGGTGCGTCATCGTCACTGTCGCACGTGGTGTCGACGCGGGTGATGAGCGGATATACCGGTGCCTCTCCTTCGGCCGGCTGggtgcagcggccgccgtctTCACATGCCAAGAAGACGCTGGACCTACGAGGCTTCGGCAGCTCTGAAGCGAGTCCCGGTGCACACGAAGCCTCGCCTACATGTAgtggagggtgggggtgctgA